One genomic region from Sulfurimonas sp. encodes:
- the fliW gene encoding flagellar assembly protein FliW gives MQKYEVKGNIYGFDNTLNLEIHKVDELFATMQDCDNKEISFTIANPYVLREYSFDLPSDIKVLLDINEKSNVSVYNIVVIQNPLENSTVNFIAPIIVNNDNNKIAQTILNAKNHPDFGMSESIKSFRKE, from the coding sequence ATGCAAAAGTATGAAGTTAAAGGAAATATTTATGGATTTGACAATACTCTAAATCTTGAAATACACAAAGTAGATGAACTGTTTGCAACGATGCAAGACTGTGACAATAAAGAGATATCTTTTACAATAGCTAACCCTTATGTTCTTAGAGAATACTCTTTTGATTTGCCATCAGATATAAAAGTTCTTTTAGACATTAATGAAAAATCAAATGTTAGTGTTTATAACATTGTTGTTATACAAAACCCACTAGAAAATTCTACTGTAAATTTCATAGCTCCTATTATTGTTAACAATGACAACAACAAAATTGCTCAAACAATTTTAAATGCTAAAAACCATCCTGATTTTGGTATGAGTGAAAGTATCAAATCATTTAGGAAAGAATAA